The Theobroma cacao cultivar B97-61/B2 chromosome 2, Criollo_cocoa_genome_V2, whole genome shotgun sequence genome includes the window GATAATGTGCCGTGGAGTATGCAATTTACTATGACACTTTGGAAAGGGaggtatattttgattttctagTAGCTTGATTTATGTCTTAATAGGTAGTGGAACAAATCTCCACATCTAGTTAGAGAAATTGGATAGGCCATGGAGAAGGAAGCAGTGTAACAATAGGGTGATCAGATGAGTCAAGTGGAAGCCGTTTGAATCAAATTACTTTATTCTTAATACATAAGGTATTTATAAATCGAACTCAAATGTGTATTCGTAGGTGGATTGACATGGGACAGTAATGGAGAATGGATTATATGGTTTCATCCTCTACATCTACATTAGCCCTACGAATAGTCTTTCAACGAAACTTTTAAGGCATTCAAGAGAGTTTACTATTGGCAAAGAGATTACAATTGAATCAATTGGTTGTTGAATTGGAAGCCGCGGTTTTTAAAAGGTATTGCTTTGATCCAAGAAGGTTGGTTGGGTGAGAGATATTGAGAAAGCAACAAGTGTGTAGATTTCCTTGTAAATTTGGCTCAGTATTGTCCATTGGAACTGAATGATTACCTCGATTAATATACCCTTGGATTTATGTCCGTTACTTGTTAAGGACATGACAGGCTCTTCTAGTAAAAGAACTTAAACCGGTTTTTTTCCATATTTtctgtaataaaaaaataaagatttatttgaaattatctttaatttttactcGAGGatgtaattttataaaaaaaaatttcttaataattGAGTTCAGAACGTTCTGTTTTGTGGacggaaaaaggaaaagaaaaaaaaaaaaaaaaccaaagacTGCTCCGACCTTGGcctactttttttattttaaaaaacacaAGCAAAACGTGACCACGTGCCACTCTGCCACATACAAAATTCCCAGGTCTCTTGCAGTTTGCATCACAACTTCACAATCCCAACCATTCAACCCTTCCTCTTCCCACTGCAAAGAGCAATTCTCCTTTTCTCAGACTGTGAAGGTCAACACGCCCAAAgcgaaaagaaaagaaaagaaaatcaagcCATCATCTTTGattgatttgtatttttccTGCTGCTGCTAGAACCAGTTCATTTAATTCCCCGGTTTATTCATGTTTATTATCAccaacgactatgttttctgTTATCCCCGCTTTGCAACTGGGGCACTGAAAATCTTTCTCCCTATACCAATAATAAATGATCTTTTTACAATCTTCTCGTTCCAGTTTCAGCTTCCCTCTCCTTCCCCCGCTCTGCCCTTGTAAAAGCAACCCCTCCTTATCCCCCAGGAACAAAAAACGACCACCCAGAAGCCAACTCATCACTTTCTTTATCCCACACCGGAAATTCTGTTTTCTTGCTTGTGCAATTCCCACACCAAAGCCCAACAAGCTTAATGTAAGGGTGGCTAGGAACCTTGTAGCCAAAGGGTTTTCAAATGAATTTCTGGACGGGGAAAGTCAAGAATCTTCAATCCAAATGGGCTCAAATTTTACTAATTTCCAACAAGACCCCATTGTTGACAAGTTAAGGACCCAGTTAGGAGTTATCCACCCAATCCCTTCCCCTCCAATTAACCGTAACGTTGCTGGGTtgtttgtctttttcttttttgttggggttgcctttgataaaatctggacttcaaggAAAAGGAGGGGCAAATTGGGGAACCTAGATGGGGAAACTGGTAGAATCGGAGCAGGGGTTTGGCCACAAGTTCCAACcagtttttctttgttcttggAAAAGGATTTGCAAAGGAAAGAGTCAGTTGAGTGGGTTAATATGGTGTTGGGGAAGTTGTGGAAAGTTTATAGAGGTGGGATTGAGAATTGGATTATTGGGTTGTTGCAGCCTGTTATTGATAATCTGAAGAAGCCTGATTACGTTCAGAGAGTGGAAATTAAGCAGTTCTCTTTAGGGGATGAGCCTTTGTCAGTTAGGAATGTTGAGCGTAGGACTTCCCGGCGAGTCAATGATTTGCAGTGAGTTTTTTGCCACTTCAAAGCTGCAATAGTGTTTGGTTTTGTTCATTTGCTTGTTATAAGGCTCTTTGATTGTTATTGGACTGTCTATGATTGCTGATTCCTAAGTGTAATATATATGTCGAAACTCTAATTATCAACATTAAAGTGTTCTTGATGtataaaatagtttttctATTGCTTGGAGGTTCAATACACGTATAATGTTAGATTTGATGCTTAATGTGCTATGATTTGAGGATATTTTTGGAGGTCCTTCCTACAAATTTAATAGTGCATTTGACTAATTTCCATTTACTCTGATGTAGGTATCAAATAGGACTTCGTTACACTGGTGGTGGTCGCATGTTATTGATGTTGTCATTAAATTTTGGCATTATTCCAATTGTTGTGCCAGTTGGTGTTCGAGATTTTGATATTGATGGAGAACTTTGGGTGAAATTGCGATTGATACCAACAGAACCTTTTGTTGGAGCTGTTTCATGGGCTTTCGTTTCACTTCCAAAGATCAAGTTTGAGTTGTCACCATTTCGCTTGTTCAACTTAATGGGTATGTAATTGTGATGGCCTTCTTTTTTACAACATTTCATACATATTTGTATCTTTAAGTGTACAGATTAAAAAAGGTTAATTGTGAAGGTGGCATTGAGAAATCAAGGAAGACtaggaataattttaaaattttgtactATTAAGTGGTATTTATCTGTGGTGTGTGCCTTTTGCCAAGATAAGCTAAGCAGGAGCTGACTCCTTTATAGAAAACTTTATCAGTTGAGTAGATAGATTCAATGGCATTTAGTTTCCAGTTGTTTCAGTTAcaccttttatttttgataaaaacatgatttcaGTATTATTTAGACTTCTTTTGGCCCTTAGAATTAATATGTATATCCTCGGAAAGGAATAGGACACAGAATCCCATTCCAGTTGTGCATTTACAACATTTTAAGCTTGAAATTTAGACGTGAAAAATAGGATTGTTGAAAAGCTGGAAAAAAACTACCCAGTTAAAAGGTTATAGTCATAGTCCATGTCATaaggaatttgaagaaatGAGCTCTAAGATGACTTTAAGTTTGACTTGTGTAATTGATCAACTTTAACATTTTCCCCTTGAAGTTTATTGTAAATTCTCTCTCTTCACCAAAGTTCATCTATCTTTTGTTGGTGAACTCATTGAGTTACTACCTAGTTTGTGAGTTTGCCGATTGAGTAATTTTAATCACTTGGAAACAAGTGAATTTGAGGGAAGGGTTAAGTTGTCTTTAAAACCAGGAGCAAGGACCCTTGGCAGGGCATGAATGCATCTGAAAATAAGTATTCTGATGTcagatcaaaattttaatctacCTAATTACTAGAAGTCTTGAATAGCAATTTGAGTTTCATATTTCCAGCAATGGAATTCTTATATCAAGATTCTGATGCCCGAGAAAACTTTGAATTCATATgtattttttctctcaatttgATGGACTTTTGACTAGCGCTCGCCACTTCTAAGAGGAATCTTGGCCAGGCCGCTGGATGTTCCTGAGAAAGAGCTTGGAAAATATTTGATAGACACATGTCATCTTATGAGTAAAGGGAACATGAGCTGTTTGGGACCATTACAGCTCTTTAATTGTATAGAAAAGCTGCAGACATGCAGACCTTTTTTCGTATTAGGGTTTATTAGTTTAGTCCTTAATTAAATGCCTAAGTACATCAATACAAAGTAAGATGtctcttttctctctactGCTTTCCCCCACACCCATTTCTtagtattttaaaataattcttgtcaaaatattcttcttttcctGTTTAAAGCAACTGGTAGTCTAAGCAGATTTAAAGTAATTGGTAATTTGAGCAGAGCTTAAATTACTTagtttttttcaatttctcaGGTTTGCTCATTACCTATTAAGTTGTGCATTTCATAGTTGATTTAAAGGGTTAGAAGAAAGAATTACTGGCTGGCAACAGAAGAAAATAATTCATGCTAGTCTCCTTTAGagaatatttaattaattaaattttgattacaTAACTAAGAAATCAAGAGACATCCGTTTATGTGATTTTGTTCATTGAagtcttcttttctttgaagATTGCTCTCATTTGTCGttaaagttttaaataaaaaatgactaGGGATTGCTCTTTTATGTGCTAACTGCCATTGAAAATGCTGATACatgtttctctttctcttctttgtgCATGCTCTGGGCAATACCAGCAATTCCTGTTCTGTCAATGTAAGTGCTATTCTTTTCACCACTTTTGTAATTTATGCAAGCATTCTGGTTTGGCTTGTGAAcatttttatatcttttgCATACTGGTTTGAAGGTTAAGAATATTCTCTCTTGTTTGTGATTGGAAAAATGTCTGCATTGGAGACATTACATTACAGAATTTCTTACTTCTTAACTACAATTTCCCAACTGGTTGATGTAGGTTTTGAAATGAGAACATGTCAGAAATTAGATACATAGAGtcaaatggaagaaatttattttgtatttgaaGCGTACTTGTTTGCTTGTGGTTCATTTAAGGGATAATATTGGTGTTAGCTTCTCTGGCTTAAGTCCTAAAACTCTTCTTGCCTAAATCTGCAATGGAGTTGGCTAAGAAGTGTCATCATACTGTCACCAGTCTATCATATGCCAATTTCTTATTCTTGTAATCTAATTCTTTTTCCCTAAAATTCGTATTTACCAAGATCTCTATTTAGGAATGTTcatgggataccttgatcaaTGGTATGATGCTTCACAGAAGTCAGTCTTGTATTCATGTTTATGAAATGTCAGCATTTCTCTATCAATGTCCCAAGTCAAGCAAATTTAACAGCTCTTCTGGGtatgaaaaattcaaatttgaaaagtttttattAATCCAGCAAATGTTATGCTCTAACAACAACCAAGCCTTTGCTTACTGTTGGGAATTGGCTACTTGGATCCAATATTGCCATTGTGGTCCATTTAGGACCATATCTTGAATAAGATCATTACTAGATAGGTCTTTTTTGATAGTTTACCCCAATCTCCTCATTGTTCTTCCCTTCCCTCTTTTGACATGAGCATTCAACTTAGCACATGTAACCTTATACTAAATACATATTCTTGCTTAAagcttaaaaataatttacgTTTTGTTTTTTACCCTAAATTCATTACTGCACTTGCACTTTGAGTTTATCAGCCAAGATGTCCCGGGCTGtgagttttttcatttttgaattgaaagtAAATGAATGATGGTGACTTTTCTTCCTTGATATTGGTTCTACTAAATGATTGCCTCGGAAATTTTGTTCTTGGCATGGGGAGGGCACCATTTACCTTCTTACAGGGGTGGACCTAGAAA containing:
- the LOC18610067 gene encoding synaptotagmin-2 encodes the protein MIFLQSSRSSFSFPLLPPLCPCKSNPSLSPRNKKRPPRSQLITFFIPHRKFCFLACAIPTPKPNKLNVRVARNLVAKGFSNEFLDGESQESSIQMGSNFTNFQQDPIVDKLRTQLGVIHPIPSPPINRNVAGLFVFFFFVGVAFDKIWTSRKRRGKLGNLDGETGRIGAGVWPQVPTSFSLFLEKDLQRKESVEWVNMVLGKLWKVYRGGIENWIIGLLQPVIDNLKKPDYVQRVEIKQFSLGDEPLSVRNVERRTSRRVNDLQYQIGLRYTGGGRMLLMLSLNFGIIPIVVPVGVRDFDIDGELWVKLRLIPTEPFVGAVSWAFVSLPKIKFELSPFRLFNLMAIPVLSMFLTKLLTVDLPRLFVRPKKIVLDFQKGKAVGPVANDLKSGEIQEEKNKDFVGELSVTLVDARKLSYVFYGKTDPYVVLNLGDQVIRSKKNSQTTITGPPGEPIWNQDFHLLVANPRKEKLCIQVKDAFGFTDLTIGAGEVELGTLQDTVPTDKILVLQGGWGVFQKRSAGEILLRLTYKAYVEDEEDDTTEAGSIDTDASDDELSDSDEPNGSFEQGVKQYTDETDKESFMDVLAALIVSEEFQGIVSSEPGSKFVDDISRTGPLKSRLSGINAESVPSDSDKGSEVSGGSTLFWFAVITSIFVLIAINMDGSNLFNP